In the genome of Bradyrhizobium sp. CIAT3101, one region contains:
- a CDS encoding GrpB family protein, which yields MPLTSPIRPYDPRWPLEYANEEARLRPIFGPTLVEIHHVGSTAVPELAAKGEIDILAVITLDGAVEDWTRSFEELGYRRGGDLSRGHHFFKRDVAGVRTHKLHICREGHAQIDRMLRFREHLRRHPADRMRYQELKLELELANAGGIQEYLAAKEPFISKILTGLD from the coding sequence ATGCCGCTCACTAGCCCGATACGGCCTTATGATCCAAGGTGGCCGCTGGAATATGCGAACGAGGAAGCGCGCCTGCGACCTATCTTCGGGCCAACTCTGGTGGAAATCCATCACGTTGGAAGCACCGCCGTGCCCGAACTAGCCGCGAAAGGCGAAATCGACATACTTGCGGTGATCACTCTCGACGGAGCGGTCGAAGATTGGACCCGATCGTTTGAAGAGTTGGGCTATCGACGCGGAGGCGATCTTTCTCGGGGCCATCATTTCTTCAAACGCGATGTCGCCGGTGTCCGAACTCACAAGCTGCATATCTGCCGGGAAGGTCACGCGCAAATCGACAGAATGTTGCGATTTCGAGAGCACCTGCGACGACACCCAGCGGATCGAATGAGATACCAAGAACTAAAGCTTGAACTGGAACTGGCAAATGCGGGAGGCATCCAAGAGTATCTCGCCGCGAAAGAGCCGTTCATCAGCAAAATTCTGACTGGCCTCGATTGA
- a CDS encoding ABC-F family ATP-binding cassette domain-containing protein — protein MIRLDNVSKQAGHQILFIEASAALNKGEKIGLVGPNGAGKTTLFRMIAGEELPDEGQVSTDRGITIGYFNQDVGEMSGRSAVAEVMNGAGPVSEVAAELRQLEADMADPDKADQMDEIIARYGEVQHAFEELDGYALDGRAREALSGLGFSQEMMDGDVGKLSGGWKMRVALARILLMRPDVMLLDEPSNHLDLESLIWLEKFLHDYEGTLLMTSHDREFINRVISKVVEIDSGSLTTYTGNYEFYEQQRALNEKQQQAQFERQQAMLAKEIKFIERFKARASHAAQVQSRVKKLDKIERVEPPRRRQSIAFDFLPAPRSGEDVVALKGVHKGYGSKRIYDGLDFMIRRRERWCVMGVNGAGKSTLLKLIAGASEPDQGTVAVGGSVKMGYFAQHAMDLLDGERTVFQSLEDQFPTAGQGSLRALAGCFGFSGDDVEKRCRVLSGGEKARLVMAKMLFDPPNFLVLDEPTNHLDLATKEMLITALADFEGTMLFVSHDRHFLATLSNRVLELTPEGIHQYGGGYTEYVARTGQEAPGLRS, from the coding sequence ATGATCCGCCTCGACAACGTCAGCAAGCAAGCCGGCCACCAGATCCTGTTCATCGAAGCCTCCGCCGCCCTTAATAAGGGCGAGAAGATCGGCCTCGTCGGCCCGAACGGGGCCGGAAAGACCACCCTGTTCCGGATGATCGCCGGCGAAGAGTTGCCCGACGAAGGGCAGGTCTCGACCGATCGCGGCATCACCATCGGCTATTTCAATCAGGACGTCGGCGAGATGTCCGGTCGCAGCGCCGTGGCCGAGGTGATGAATGGCGCCGGTCCCGTCAGCGAGGTCGCAGCCGAGCTGCGCCAGCTCGAAGCCGACATGGCCGACCCCGACAAGGCCGACCAGATGGACGAGATCATCGCCCGCTATGGCGAGGTGCAGCACGCCTTCGAGGAGCTCGACGGCTACGCGCTCGACGGCCGTGCGCGCGAAGCGCTGTCCGGCCTCGGCTTCAGCCAGGAGATGATGGACGGCGACGTCGGAAAACTCTCCGGCGGCTGGAAGATGCGCGTGGCGCTGGCCCGCATTCTGCTGATGCGTCCCGACGTCATGCTGCTCGACGAGCCGAGCAACCACCTTGATTTGGAAAGCCTGATCTGGCTGGAAAAATTTCTGCACGATTACGAAGGCACGCTGCTGATGACCTCGCATGACCGCGAGTTCATCAACCGCGTGATCTCGAAAGTGGTCGAGATCGATTCCGGCTCGCTGACGACCTATACCGGCAATTACGAGTTCTACGAGCAGCAGCGTGCGCTGAACGAGAAGCAGCAGCAGGCGCAGTTCGAGCGCCAGCAGGCGATGCTCGCCAAGGAGATCAAGTTCATCGAGCGCTTCAAGGCGCGCGCCTCGCACGCCGCCCAGGTCCAGAGCCGGGTCAAGAAGCTCGACAAGATCGAGCGGGTCGAGCCGCCGCGCCGCCGCCAGTCGATTGCGTTCGACTTCCTGCCGGCGCCGCGATCGGGCGAGGACGTCGTTGCGCTCAAGGGTGTCCACAAGGGCTATGGCAGCAAGCGCATCTATGACGGGCTGGATTTCATGATCCGGCGCAGGGAGCGCTGGTGCGTGATGGGCGTCAACGGCGCCGGCAAGTCGACGCTGCTCAAGCTGATTGCCGGCGCAAGCGAGCCGGACCAGGGTACGGTGGCGGTCGGCGGCAGCGTCAAGATGGGCTATTTCGCCCAGCACGCGATGGATCTGCTCGACGGCGAGCGCACCGTGTTCCAGTCGCTGGAAGACCAGTTTCCGACTGCGGGGCAGGGGTCCTTGCGCGCGCTCGCCGGCTGCTTCGGCTTCTCCGGCGACGACGTCGAGAAGCGTTGCCGCGTGCTGTCAGGCGGCGAGAAGGCGCGGCTGGTGATGGCGAAGATGCTGTTCGACCCGCCGAATTTTTTGGTGCTGGACGAGCCGACCAACCATCTCGATCTCGCCACCAAGGAAATGCTGATCACGGCGCTGGCCGATTTCGAAGGCACCATGCTGTTCGTCTCGCATGACCGCCACTTCCTGGCGACCTTGTCGAACCGCGTGCTGGAGCTGACGCCGGAAGGCATCCACCAGTACGGTGGCGGCTACACGGAATACGTCGCGCGGACCGGGCAGGAAGCGCCGGGGCTGCGGAGCTAG
- a CDS encoding MBL fold metallo-hydrolase produces the protein MKQLRIGDITIDAVIEREGPWRRPQDFFPAYDDGVFKHHLPTMEPEVFDPARGMMVITYQTFVVRTPRYTILVDTCTGEDKGHPPPFDFPGKERWRNELFALGIGFEQIDYVFCTHLHIDHTGWNTTLRDGRWVPTFPNAKYVFHKGEYAAWEAENAKGNNPPGTVFRDNCLPIVEAGQALLVDDDYALDDTVTLTPTPGHSPCHCCVNILSKGQRAVVAGDLMHHQIQCREPDWSAKPDWDAKQSAVSRRKFFASVADTDTLILPIHFPAPTVGLIKPLGAAFDYRFKRE, from the coding sequence GTGAAGCAGTTGAGGATCGGCGACATCACCATCGATGCGGTGATCGAGCGGGAAGGGCCGTGGCGGCGGCCGCAAGATTTTTTCCCGGCTTATGACGACGGCGTGTTCAAGCACCATCTGCCGACGATGGAGCCGGAGGTGTTCGACCCCGCGCGCGGCATGATGGTCATCACCTATCAGACCTTCGTCGTGCGCACGCCACGCTACACCATCCTGGTCGACACCTGCACCGGCGAGGACAAGGGCCATCCGCCGCCGTTCGACTTTCCCGGCAAGGAGCGCTGGCGCAACGAATTGTTCGCGCTCGGCATTGGCTTCGAGCAGATCGACTACGTCTTCTGCACGCATCTGCACATCGATCACACCGGCTGGAACACCACCTTGCGCGACGGTCGCTGGGTGCCGACATTCCCGAACGCGAAATACGTCTTCCACAAGGGCGAGTACGCGGCCTGGGAGGCCGAGAATGCCAAAGGCAACAACCCTCCCGGCACGGTGTTTCGTGACAATTGTCTGCCAATCGTCGAGGCGGGGCAGGCGCTGCTGGTCGACGACGATTATGCGCTCGACGACACCGTGACGCTGACCCCGACGCCCGGGCATTCGCCCTGCCATTGCTGCGTGAATATCTTGTCGAAGGGCCAGCGCGCGGTGGTCGCCGGCGACCTCATGCATCACCAGATCCAGTGCCGCGAGCCGGACTGGTCGGCGAAACCCGATTGGGATGCAAAGCAGTCGGCGGTGTCGCGACGGAAATTTTTCGCCTCGGTCGCGGACACCGATACGCTGATCCTGCCGATCCACTTTCCGGCGCCGACGGTCGGCCTGATCAAGCCGCTCGGCGCCGCGTTCGACTACCGCTTCAAGCGGGAGTAG
- a CDS encoding Isoquinoline 1-oxidoreductase subunit, whose amino-acid sequence MITTRIKIMAAMAALTSSLCAGYAASDTASHGLASPESFANIADTEKRSAAIFTELGKVLTHPRCTNCHPAGDSPRQGDNPRLHQPPVTRGADGHGLEAMRCHTCHQKANFEPGRIPGHPEWHLAPREMAWEGKTVGEICEQIRDPLRNGGRKVEALIDHIGKDTLVGWAWKPGFGRAPAPGTQEQAGALVEAWVKTGAACPAP is encoded by the coding sequence ATGATCACCACGCGCATCAAGATCATGGCCGCGATGGCGGCGCTGACGAGCAGCCTGTGCGCCGGCTACGCCGCGTCCGATACGGCGAGCCACGGCCTCGCCTCGCCCGAAAGCTTTGCGAACATCGCAGACACAGAAAAACGCTCGGCCGCGATCTTCACCGAGCTCGGCAAGGTGCTGACGCATCCACGCTGCACCAACTGCCATCCGGCCGGCGACAGCCCGCGCCAGGGCGACAATCCCCGCCTCCATCAGCCGCCGGTGACGCGCGGCGCCGACGGGCACGGCCTCGAGGCGATGCGCTGTCACACCTGCCACCAGAAGGCCAATTTCGAGCCCGGCCGCATTCCCGGCCATCCCGAATGGCACCTCGCCCCGCGCGAGATGGCCTGGGAAGGCAAGACGGTCGGCGAGATCTGCGAGCAGATCAGAGACCCCTTGCGCAACGGCGGCCGCAAAGTGGAAGCGCTGATCGACCACATCGGCAAGGACACCCTCGTCGGCTGGGCCTGGAAGCCCGGCTTCGGCCGCGCGCCTGCACCGGGCACACAGGAGCAGGCCGGCGCATTGGTGGAGGCCTGGGTGAAGACGGGAGCGGCGTGCCCGGCGCCGTGA
- a CDS encoding molybdopterin cofactor-binding domain-containing protein: protein MRPSRREFVKWLSAGGISVSLSHLATAANAPFASHETLPGRGHFNPATKGAGRVDGVAKVTGAKLYASDFRANDMPGWPQTTSHAILVRANDATHVYTGMDLARLSGPLKPSVVVTASDLDRIGTEVPEFYAGDLFCPLGKTPLYLGQPVALLIFEKFDAYDQARLVLRDGTFVKFGEETGPVIAPDYGSYRFTRVAGPSPDKPDVYSPIQAGWVSPKKVQNAALPVWSPLAKDMPAGYVKAARLGDQIRSELAADNASLLVLDREFETQSVDPMFLEPECGLAWYAGKGGNLELVLGVQSPYEAAESLAHLLGKARAPYKPSHINAQFAHVGGGFGGRDHTPFILYVALAAICFPGKPVRLAHDRYQQFQGGIKRHPIKMRSRIGIDRPTGLIKAFAADHVLDGGGLQNFSANVAVVAATGAIGIYDIPKVDVTTIALHSRGVTAGSMRGYGTLQTMTALEALIDEAASELKLDPIEFRRRNALKQNGRTMTGNPYIVSVRTPEILDKLEKHSIWQQRAELRQTSGDRLVGTGVACVTKDYGSGADCSLGRVELGADGKIAIFCDHVEMGNGIGTALANRVAVHLGAIADEVSVARVDSYDVLGLVTSGDPYTMDQKTQDAAERNPRWVPSISSATSASIGAHVGTHSSAEAARVIFRFGLWPAALELWRIPRTDPRAKQWANASWQNGQLTMPGLEPLALPALAATAHARGFVTGAVAHSFSRWAWSRARFPLFGEQYRAEIDALAIRRGNDKFERINRISVKFPPTDNNRIGTAYTSMCGTLVRVEIERASGALRIAKAYSVFECGTALVPEVVMGQSHGGFAMGVGYALLETLPPFEGGPGNGEWNLGRYLVARGSDLPLRDLEIEMLKPLTPDEAPKGMAEVVMIPIVPALINAIHDATGHRFRALPVTANLLKGVLA, encoded by the coding sequence ATGCGGCCTTCGCGACGCGAGTTCGTGAAGTGGTTATCGGCAGGCGGCATCTCGGTCAGCCTGTCGCACCTTGCGACGGCGGCGAACGCGCCCTTTGCGTCACACGAGACGCTGCCTGGCCGCGGACATTTCAATCCAGCAACAAAAGGCGCAGGCCGCGTCGACGGCGTCGCCAAAGTCACCGGCGCAAAGCTCTACGCCTCTGATTTCCGCGCCAACGATATGCCCGGCTGGCCGCAGACCACCTCGCACGCGATTCTGGTGCGCGCCAATGACGCCACCCATGTTTATACCGGCATGGACCTCGCCCGCCTGTCGGGACCGCTGAAGCCGTCCGTCGTCGTCACCGCCAGCGATCTCGACCGCATCGGCACAGAGGTGCCGGAATTCTATGCCGGCGATCTGTTCTGCCCGCTCGGCAAGACGCCGCTTTATCTCGGCCAGCCGGTCGCGCTGCTGATCTTCGAGAAGTTCGACGCCTACGATCAGGCGCGCCTCGTGCTGCGTGACGGCACCTTCGTCAAGTTCGGCGAGGAAACCGGCCCGGTGATCGCGCCCGATTACGGCTCCTATCGTTTCACCCGCGTCGCCGGCCCCTCGCCCGACAAGCCCGACGTCTATTCGCCGATCCAGGCCGGCTGGGTCTCGCCCAAGAAGGTGCAGAACGCCGCACTGCCGGTGTGGTCGCCGCTCGCCAAGGACATGCCGGCCGGCTACGTCAAGGCGGCCAGGCTCGGCGACCAGATCCGCAGCGAGCTCGCCGCGGACAACGCCTCTCTCCTCGTGCTCGACCGCGAGTTCGAGACGCAGTCGGTCGACCCGATGTTCCTGGAGCCGGAGTGCGGGCTCGCCTGGTACGCCGGCAAAGGCGGCAATCTCGAGCTGGTGCTCGGCGTGCAGTCGCCTTATGAGGCCGCGGAGTCGCTGGCGCATCTGCTCGGCAAAGCGCGCGCGCCTTACAAGCCCTCGCATATCAACGCGCAGTTCGCCCATGTCGGCGGCGGCTTTGGCGGCCGCGACCATACGCCGTTCATCCTGTACGTCGCGCTCGCCGCGATCTGCTTCCCGGGCAAGCCAGTGCGGCTCGCGCATGATCGCTACCAGCAATTCCAGGGCGGCATCAAACGCCACCCGATCAAGATGCGCTCGCGGATCGGCATCGACCGTCCGACCGGCCTGATCAAGGCCTTCGCCGCCGATCACGTGCTCGACGGCGGCGGCCTTCAGAATTTCTCCGCCAACGTCGCGGTGGTCGCCGCGACCGGCGCGATCGGCATCTACGACATCCCCAAGGTCGACGTCACCACGATCGCGCTGCATTCGCGCGGCGTCACCGCCGGCTCGATGCGCGGCTACGGCACGCTGCAGACCATGACCGCGCTCGAAGCGCTGATCGACGAAGCGGCAAGCGAGCTCAAGCTCGACCCGATCGAATTCCGCCGCCGCAATGCACTGAAGCAGAACGGCCGGACCATGACCGGCAATCCCTACATCGTCTCGGTACGCACGCCCGAGATTCTCGACAAGCTCGAGAAGCACTCGATCTGGCAGCAGCGCGCCGAGCTCAGGCAAACCTCGGGCGATCGGCTGGTCGGCACGGGTGTGGCCTGCGTCACCAAGGATTATGGCTCCGGCGCGGACTGCTCGCTCGGCCGCGTCGAGCTCGGCGCCGACGGCAAGATCGCGATCTTCTGCGACCATGTCGAGATGGGCAACGGCATCGGCACGGCGCTGGCGAACCGGGTCGCCGTCCATCTCGGCGCCATCGCCGACGAGGTCTCGGTCGCCCGCGTCGACAGCTACGACGTGCTCGGCCTCGTCACTTCGGGCGATCCCTACACGATGGACCAGAAGACCCAGGATGCGGCGGAACGCAATCCGCGCTGGGTGCCCTCGATCTCCTCGGCGACATCGGCCTCGATCGGCGCCCATGTCGGCACGCACTCCTCGGCGGAAGCTGCCCGCGTGATCTTCCGCTTCGGCCTGTGGCCCGCGGCGCTGGAGCTGTGGCGCATTCCCAGGACCGATCCGCGCGCCAAACAATGGGCCAATGCGAGCTGGCAGAACGGCCAGCTCACCATGCCCGGCCTCGAACCGCTGGCGCTGCCGGCGCTTGCCGCGACCGCACATGCGCGCGGCTTCGTCACCGGCGCGGTCGCGCATAGTTTTTCGCGCTGGGCCTGGTCGCGGGCGCGCTTCCCCCTGTTCGGCGAGCAATACCGCGCCGAGATCGACGCGCTCGCGATCCGCCGCGGCAATGACAAATTCGAACGGATCAACCGCATCAGCGTCAAATTTCCGCCGACCGACAACAACCGCATCGGCACCGCCTACACCTCGATGTGCGGCACGCTCGTCCGCGTCGAGATCGAACGTGCCTCCGGCGCGCTTCGCATCGCCAAGGCCTATAGCGTGTTCGAATGCGGCACGGCGCTGGTGCCTGAGGTGGTGATGGGCCAGTCGCATGGCGGCTTCGCCATGGGTGTCGGCTACGCGCTGTTGGAAACGCTGCCGCCGTTCGAAGGCGGCCCCGGCAACGGCGAGTGGAATCTCGGCCGCTACCTCGTCGCGCGCGGCTCCGACCTGCCCTTGCGCGACCTCGAGATCGAGATGCTGAAGCCGCTCACCCCGGACGAAGCGCCGAAAGGCATGGCCGAAGTCGTGATGATCCCGATCGTGCCGGCGCTGATCAACGCCATCCACGACGCCACCGGCCACCGTTTCCGCGCGCTGCCGGTGACTGCAAACCTCCTGAAGGGAGTGCTCGCGTGA
- a CDS encoding (2Fe-2S)-binding protein has product MTTLSLTINGQKHGPMDVRDDLSMNDFLREMLGMTGTKFGCGAAQCLSCAIIVDEPDGTSYTSPTCVAPAVNFDGKSIRTVEGHARDGQLSALQQAFIDHFAFQCGYCTAGFLNEGQVLLERLSRAPVAREALEQTIADALDGHLCRCTGYIKYHEAVRDVILADSSRYLVATK; this is encoded by the coding sequence GTGACGACCCTCAGCCTCACCATCAATGGCCAGAAACATGGCCCGATGGATGTCCGCGACGATCTCTCGATGAACGATTTTCTGCGCGAGATGCTCGGCATGACCGGCACCAAGTTCGGCTGCGGCGCCGCGCAATGCCTGAGCTGCGCCATCATCGTCGACGAGCCGGATGGCACGAGCTACACCAGCCCGACCTGCGTCGCGCCGGCGGTGAATTTCGACGGCAAGTCGATCCGCACCGTGGAAGGTCACGCCAGGGACGGCCAGCTCTCGGCCCTGCAGCAGGCTTTCATCGATCACTTCGCCTTCCAGTGCGGCTATTGCACCGCCGGCTTCCTCAATGAGGGCCAGGTGCTGCTCGAACGCCTGTCGCGCGCGCCTGTCGCCCGCGAGGCACTGGAGCAGACCATTGCGGATGCGCTCGACGGGCATCTCTGCCGTTGCACCGGCTACATCAAATATCACGAGGCGGTGCGCGACGTGATCCTCGCCGATTCCAGTCGCTATCTCGTCGCCACCAAATGA
- a CDS encoding alkaline phosphatase family protein, which translates to MDKKKVFSLISSLSLAASLAGTVMPAHADEDNGRDRGSDNSRDHDHGRHHGHRSPPVVLISLDGAKPDFIQQFIAEGVLPRDGGLARLSRHGAIAVQNITASPSLTAVSHIEIATGSTAVHNDIPSNTFQAIVGPATSSLSGFAAPIGGYRESPLGPTSRPTASPLWVQLRQQGKKVVTATWPGGDGADISINGTVVQPAQPIRVTDYTVPFGAFGGLGAQGFSLARTDFTPDAAVATALQAAGRFSFSPVLATTNPIESFSCASASTATCTSAATLDLKYAIRVAALDTTNDNVANYDTLVFFDATRGITAGPFAPPATGPAYVKFGGENAPFFFDGSGAKVGAAYFVSQLAPDLSVVRFARYGANYIPRNAPVLADVDDINNSIGFWRPQADFRIPERLSPGFTNFPDVEIEAMFEDMVKTFVRYQAEIGERAIQNHPDADLVMVYIEQPDGSEHQFLLTDPRQGTNPKDPNSIGANQDPAKVARYASYIRFAYQTADKAVKRIADAAGPDSNVIVVSDHGFAPFHTSVSMTNILKNASIDTSKVAIRTSGPAANIYINLQQREQGGTVDPATYQALLAQITAAVQNAVDPNPKFNGSLDNGKIFTVVETRPAQCEAGLGQCTSKTIGQDFGDVFALMAPGYNFDGIQNPGVARLGDAAFSAATTALSMPNFYGAHGHDPKLPVMSATFIASGPGIRDNTTIRRMHNLDVAPTIMQILGVRPHGVDGEVLNEILR; encoded by the coding sequence GTGGACAAGAAGAAAGTTTTCTCGCTGATTTCGTCGCTCTCGCTCGCGGCATCGCTGGCCGGCACTGTGATGCCTGCCCATGCCGACGAGGATAACGGCCGCGACCGCGGTTCCGACAATTCGCGTGACCACGATCACGGCAGGCACCACGGGCATCGCTCGCCGCCGGTGGTGCTGATCTCGCTCGACGGGGCCAAGCCCGATTTCATTCAGCAATTCATCGCGGAAGGCGTGCTGCCGCGCGACGGCGGGCTGGCGCGACTGAGCCGCCATGGCGCGATTGCCGTGCAGAACATCACGGCCTCGCCCTCGCTCACCGCGGTCTCGCATATCGAGATCGCGACCGGCTCGACCGCCGTTCACAACGACATCCCCTCCAACACCTTCCAGGCGATCGTCGGGCCAGCCACCTCGAGCCTCAGCGGTTTCGCCGCGCCGATCGGCGGCTATCGCGAGAGCCCGCTCGGCCCCACGTCACGGCCGACGGCCTCGCCGCTGTGGGTGCAGTTGCGCCAACAGGGCAAGAAAGTCGTCACCGCGACCTGGCCGGGGGGCGACGGCGCCGACATCTCGATCAACGGCACCGTGGTGCAACCGGCCCAGCCGATCCGCGTCACCGACTACACCGTGCCGTTCGGCGCCTTCGGCGGGCTCGGCGCCCAGGGCTTTTCGCTGGCCCGGACCGACTTCACCCCTGATGCGGCGGTGGCCACGGCGCTGCAGGCGGCCGGCCGCTTCTCGTTCAGCCCGGTGCTGGCGACGACAAATCCGATCGAGAGCTTCTCCTGCGCGTCGGCCTCGACCGCAACCTGCACCAGCGCGGCGACGCTCGACCTCAAATACGCGATCCGCGTTGCCGCACTCGACACCACCAACGACAACGTCGCGAACTACGACACGCTGGTGTTCTTCGACGCCACGCGCGGCATCACGGCAGGACCGTTCGCGCCGCCGGCGACTGGACCTGCCTATGTCAAGTTCGGCGGCGAGAACGCGCCTTTCTTTTTCGACGGCAGCGGGGCGAAGGTTGGCGCTGCGTACTTCGTCTCGCAGCTCGCGCCTGATCTCTCGGTGGTGCGCTTTGCCCGCTACGGCGCCAACTACATTCCGCGCAACGCGCCGGTGCTGGCCGATGTCGACGACATCAACAACAGCATCGGGTTCTGGCGCCCGCAGGCCGATTTCCGCATTCCGGAGCGGCTGAGCCCGGGCTTCACCAACTTCCCCGATGTCGAGATCGAGGCGATGTTCGAGGACATGGTGAAAACCTTCGTGCGCTACCAGGCCGAGATCGGCGAGCGCGCGATCCAGAACCATCCCGACGCCGACCTCGTGATGGTCTATATCGAGCAGCCCGACGGCTCCGAGCACCAGTTCCTGCTCACCGATCCCCGTCAGGGTACCAACCCGAAGGACCCGAACTCGATCGGCGCCAACCAGGATCCGGCCAAGGTCGCGCGCTACGCCTCCTATATCCGCTTCGCCTATCAGACCGCCGACAAGGCGGTGAAGCGGATCGCCGATGCGGCCGGCCCCGACAGCAACGTCATCGTCGTGTCCGACCACGGTTTTGCGCCGTTCCACACCTCGGTCAGCATGACCAACATCCTGAAGAACGCCAGCATCGACACCTCCAAGGTAGCGATCCGCACCTCAGGTCCCGCAGCCAACATCTACATCAACCTGCAACAGCGCGAGCAAGGCGGCACCGTCGATCCCGCCACCTACCAGGCGCTGCTGGCGCAGATCACCGCGGCCGTGCAGAACGCGGTCGACCCCAACCCGAAATTCAACGGCTCGCTCGACAACGGGAAGATCTTCACCGTGGTCGAGACCCGTCCCGCGCAATGCGAGGCCGGGCTCGGGCAGTGCACCAGCAAGACCATCGGCCAGGACTTTGGCGATGTGTTCGCGCTGATGGCGCCGGGCTACAATTTCGACGGCATCCAGAACCCCGGCGTCGCCCGCCTCGGCGATGCCGCATTCAGCGCGGCCACCACCGCGCTGTCGATGCCCAATTTCTACGGGGCCCACGGCCACGATCCCAAGCTGCCGGTGATGAGCGCGACCTTCATCGCCTCCGGCCCCGGCATCCGCGACAACACCACGATCCGCCGCATGCACAATCTCGACGTCGCCCCGACCATCATGCAGATCCTGGGCGTCAGGCCGCACGGTGTCGATGGCGAAGTGCTGAACGAGATCTTGCGGTAG